In Thermosynechococcus sichuanensis E542, a single genomic region encodes these proteins:
- a CDS encoding acyl-CoA desaturase, producing the protein MTSVSSLPSRPLRPNWGVIFFMGIVHLGALLAFVPGLFSWSAVLLCFVLYWVSGGLGITLGWHRLVTHRSFQCPKWLEYFFVFCGSLACEGGIIEWVGLHRNHHLHSDQERDQHNSQKGFWWSHMGWMLQEVPAKAEVERLTKDINTDPVYRFLNQYFVPIQVVLGVLLYLWGGLPFVVWGIFVRLVLVYHLTWFVNSATHKFGYRTFESGDRSTNCWWVALLTFGEGWHNNHHTYPHSARHGLQWWEFDITWITIRALQAIGLAQKVRLVEAPAKQ; encoded by the coding sequence ATGACATCTGTTTCTTCGTTGCCTTCGCGCCCCCTGCGTCCCAACTGGGGGGTGATTTTTTTTATGGGCATTGTCCACTTGGGAGCGTTGCTGGCATTTGTGCCCGGACTGTTTTCATGGTCGGCAGTGCTCCTCTGTTTTGTCCTCTACTGGGTGTCTGGTGGCCTAGGGATTACCTTGGGATGGCATCGCCTTGTCACCCATCGCAGTTTCCAATGTCCGAAATGGCTGGAATACTTTTTTGTCTTTTGCGGTAGCTTGGCCTGTGAAGGGGGCATCATTGAATGGGTTGGCCTCCATCGCAATCACCACCTCCACTCCGATCAAGAACGGGATCAGCACAATTCCCAAAAGGGGTTTTGGTGGTCGCACATGGGCTGGATGCTCCAAGAAGTACCCGCCAAGGCAGAGGTGGAACGCCTCACCAAGGACATTAATACTGACCCTGTCTATCGGTTTTTGAATCAGTACTTTGTGCCGATTCAAGTGGTTTTAGGGGTCTTGCTGTATTTGTGGGGGGGGCTGCCCTTTGTGGTCTGGGGCATCTTTGTCCGCCTTGTGCTGGTGTATCACCTCACGTGGTTTGTCAATAGTGCCACCCATAAGTTTGGCTATCGCACCTTTGAATCGGGCGATCGCTCCACGAATTGCTGGTGGGTTGCTCTCCTGACCTTTGGCGAAGGCTGGCACAACAATCACCACACCTATCCCCATTCGGCACGTCACGGTCTGCAATGGTGGGAATTTGATATTACGTGGATCACGATTCGAGCACTGCAAGCGATTGGTCTAGCCCAAAAGGTGCGGCTGGTGGAAGCTCCCGCGAAACAGTAA